Within Actinoplanes sp. L3-i22, the genomic segment TCCGAGCGATCCTTGCACGAGCGTGCAGGCGGCCCCGAGACTCCTCCCATGACCGTGATCGCTTTCCTGGGCGCGGGCAGCGTGGTGTTCACCCGCGAGCTCCTGGCCGACATCCTCTCCTTCGACGAGTTACGCGGCGTCACGCTGGCCCTGCACGACATCGACCCCGAACGACTGGAGACGGCGGAGCTGATCGCCCGCCGTACCGCGTCGCAGTTGAATGCGACGCCGAAGATAACCGCCCACCTGGACCGGAGGCAGGCCCTGGACGGGGCCGACTTCGTGATCAACGCGATCCAGGTCGGGATGTACGCCGCGACCGTGCGCGACTTCGAGATCCCGGCGAAGTACGGCCTGCGCCAGACCATCGCCGACACGCTCGGCGTCGGCGGGATCTTCCGCGCGCTGCGCACCTTCCCGGTGCTGGACGGGATCGCCGCGGACATCCGCGCGATCTGCCCGGACGCCTGGCTGCTCAACTACACCAACCCGATGGCGATGAACGTCGCCTACCTGGGCGCGATCGCCCCCGACCTGAACGTCGCCGGGCTCTGCCACTCGGTCTTCTGGACCGTGCACGACCTGGGCGCACTGCTCGGCGTGCCGCACGAGGAGATCGACTACACCGGCGCCGGGGTGAACCACCAGGCCTGGCTGCTGCGCTTCGAGCATCGAGGGGAGTCGCTCTATCCGCGGCTCGACGAGCTGCTCGACCGGGACCCGGAGTTGCGGCGGCGGGTCCGAATGGACATGTACCGGCGGCTCGGCTGGTTCCCGACCGAGACCAGCGAGCACTCCTCCGAGTACGTGCCGTGGTACCTGCGCCACGACAGCGAGATCGACCGCCTGCGCATCCCGGTCGGCGATTATCTCGGCATCAGCGCGGACAACGTCGCCCAGTACCACCAGACCCGGCGTGGCCTGCTGGCCGGCGAGCCGCTGGATCTGACCCGCGAGGCCACCGAGTATGCCCCGCAGGTCATCCACAGCATGGTCACCGGCACCCCGCGCCGCATCCACGCAAACCTCATCAACAAGGGATTGATTTCCAACCTTCCTGAGGGGTACGCCGTGGAGGTCCCGTGCCACGTCGGAGCCGACGGGCTCCACCCGGAACCGGTCGGCGACCTGCCGCTGCAGTGCGCCGCGCTCAACCGGACGTTCGTCAGCGTCGGCGAGCTGACCGTTCGCGCGGCGGTCGACGGCGATCCCCGGATGGTCCGGCAGGCCGCGATGACCGATCCGAACACCGCCGCGAGCCTGACCGTGGACGCGATCTGGGAGCTGTGCGACGAGCTGACCGCGGCCCACGGCGACCTGATCCCACCGGCGCTGCGCGGCTGACCGGCCGGCGCCGGGCGGCCGCGGTGATGATCAAGCGCGCATCCTGGAATGCTCGTTTGCTGCGCGCATCTTGCAAAGCGATCACAAACGAGCATAATCCACGAGCATGAATAACACGCTCGCCGAGGTCGCCAGCCAGCCCGAGGTGTGGCGGCGGACCGCGCCGCTCGCCTCCCTGGCCCGGCAGGAACTGGCCGCGCCGGGAGAACGGATGTTGCTGCTCGGCTGCGGCACGTCGTGGTTCGTCGCACAGAGCATCGCCGAGCTACGGGAGAGCGCCGGGCTCGGCGAGACCGACGCGGTCTGCGCTTCCGAGTACGTGCCGCGCCGGCGTTACGACCGGGTCGTCGCGGTCACCCGCTCGGGCACGTCGACCGAGGTCCTGGCGGCGCTGCGGCAGGTCCCGGCCGGGACGCGGCGGATCGCGATCACCGCGGTCCGCGGGGAGCCGGTCGACGACCTGACCGACGCCCAGCTCCGGCTCGACTTCGCGGACGAGCGGAGCGTCGTGCAGACCCGATTCCCGACGTCGGTGCTGGCGCTCGCGCTCACGACGTACCGAAGCAAGGCTCTTGATCTGATCGTCGCCGACGGCGACGCCGCTCTCGCCGCGCCGCTGCCCGCCGACCCGGCGGACATCGACCACCTGGTGTTTCTCGGCACCGGATGGACCATCGGGATCGCCCACGAGGCGGCCCTGAAGGTCCGCGAGTCGGCGCAGGCCTACTCGGAGTCCTACCCGGCGATGGACTTCCGGCACGGGCCGGTCGCGGTGGCCGGGCCGCGGAGTCTGATCTGGTCGTTCGGCGACGTGCCGGTCGGCCTCGACGACGTGGCGCGGCAGGCCGGCGCCACCGTGCACCGGGACGATCTGGACCCGATCGCGCAGCTGGTCCTCGCCCAACGATTCGCCCTGGCCCTGGCCGCCCACCGTGGCCTGGACCCGGACCGCCCCCGACTGCTCACCCGCTCCGTAGTACTGGCCTGACCGCTTTTGATTTTTCGCTCCGTCCTCACCTGACCCGCCACTGTTGCCGCGGAGGTGTCCCGATATGAGACCTGGACTGTTGACCGGCGGCGCGGCCGCCCTGTTGCTGCTGACCGCCTGCATGGGCGGCACCGCCGAATCCGGCAAGGACGCCGCCGCCGGCTACGACCCGGCGGCGACCGTGGAACTGACCTGGTGGACCGGGCAGACCGAGGAGGCGGAGAAGGTCGCCGAGTCGCTCGCGGCCGAGTACCACACCGCCCATCCGAACGTCACGATCAAGACCTCGCCCGGCGCCCCGACCACCGACGACCTGCTCACCAAGCTGTCCGCCGGCTTCACCGGCGGGAACTACCCGGACATCTCGTACGCGTTCGGCAGCTGGGCCGGGGAGCTCGGCGGCAGCGGCAAGACACAGGACCTGACCGCTTTCGTTCAGGACCCGGCGTTCCAGTGGACCGAGATCCCGGAGGCCGCCCGGCTGACCGCGACCGCGGGCGGCAAGGTGATCGGCGTCCCGGCACTGGTCGACAACCTCGCGCTGATCTACAACAAGCCGTTGTTCGACAAGGCCGGCCTGGCCTATCCGACCGATCAATGGTCGTGGGAGGACTTCCGGGCCGCGGCCAAAAAACTGACCGATCCGAAGACCAACACCTACGGAACCGCCTATTCGGTTTCGGGCAGCGAGGACACCACCTGGCACCTGTGGCCGCTGCTCTGGCAGAACGGCGGAAAGATCCTCGACGGCACCAAGCCCGCGTTCAACTCCGACGCCGGGGTGAAGGCCCTGGAAACGCTGCGGCAGATGGCCGTCGACGACAAGTCGATGTATCTGGACCAGACCGACGAACGGTACTGGCGCCTTTTCAACAGCGGGCGGATCGGCATGATGATGTCCGGCCCGTGGTCCCTGCTCGACCTGAAGGAATCCAAACTCTCCTACGGCGTCGCGGATCTGCCCGGTGTCAACGGCGACCACCAGACCGTTTCCGGGCCGGACCTGTGGGTGCTCTTCGACCACACCGACGTCAATCGGGCCGGCGCCTCGCGCGCCTTCATCAGCTGGCTGACCAGCAGCGCGATCGACGCGAAATGGAACCTGGCGGTCGGTAACCTGCCGCTGCGGACCACCGAGTCGACCACCCCGGAATTCGCGAACTACGTCAAGGAGTACCCGGGCGGCGACAAGTTCTTCGCGAACCTGTCCAACGCCAAGCAGGCCCGCCCGACCGTGCCCGGATACGAGGAGATGTCCCGCAACGTCGGGGACGCGATCGCCTCCGTACTGCAAGGAAAATCGCAGCCCAGGGAAGCGCTCGACGCCGCCGCCAAGAAGTCCGAGAACGCGCTGGTGAACTGATGGCGGCACTGACCTTCGCGGTTCCCCGGACGGTCCGGGTGCCCCGCCCGAACGCGCGGCGGCACCTGACCGGCTGGGCCTTCGTCGGCCCGGCCACGCTGATCGTCGTCGGACTCTCGCTCTTTCCGGCGGTGTGGGCGTTCTTCATCTCCCGGGCCAAGTGGAACGGCATCACCGCCGGGGTTCCGGTCGGCTGGCGCAATTACCAGCAACTCGCGCAGGACCCGGACATGCTCGCCGCGGCCCGGCACACCCTGCTGCTGACCGCGCTGTTCGTGCCGGCGTCGATCGTGCTGGGCATCATCGTGGCGATCGCGCTCAATCAGCGGATCCGGCTGATCGGGTTCTATCGCACGTGCATCTTCGTGCCGTACGTCGCCTCGGCCGCGGCCACCGGCATTCTCGCCTCGTTCGTCTTCAATCCGCAGTTCGGCGCGGCCAACGACGTGCTGCGCCATCTCGGCATTCCGCAACAGCAGTTCCTGGAGAGCCCGTCGCAGGCGCTCTACGTGATCGTGCTGATCGCGCTCTGGGGCGAGGTCGGCTTCACCACGGTCATCTATCTGGCCGCGCTGCAGGACATCCCGAAGGAGCTGGTCGAGGCGGCGACCATGGACGGCGCCGGGCGCTGGCGGGTGTTCCGGCACGTCACGCTGCCGGAACTGCGGCCGGTGACGGTCTTCGCCGCGGTCTGGCAGACGATCACCGCGGTCCAGCTGTTCGACCTGATCTACACGACCACCCGGGGCGGGCCGTTGAACAGCACCCAGACGGTCGTCTATTACATCTACGAATTGGCATTCCAGACCCAGCGATTGGGGTACGGCGCGGCGGCGGCCTATCTGCTGTTCGTCGTCACGTTGCTGCTGACCCTGGGAATCATCTGGTACAGCCGCCGGCGCGGTTCGGAGGTCTTCTAGTGCTGCGGAAACTTCCGTTCAGTCCCTGGCATCTGCTGCTGATGCCGCTGGCATTGTTGTTCGTATTACCACTGGTCCAGATGGTGCTCACCTCGTTCATGAGCAACGCGGAGATCAACCAGTTCCCGCCGAAACTCATCCCGACCACGCTGCACCTGGAGGGCTGGCGGGCGCTGCTCGCCGAGACGAACGCGGTGCGCTGGCTGCTGAACTCGATCCTGGTCTCGGCCGTCTCGGTGGTCGCGCACCTGGTGCTCTGCTCGACGGCCGGCTACGGCTTCGCCCGGCTCAAGTTCGCCGGGCGGGGCATCGCGTTCGTCGTCGTGGTCGCGACCGTCATGATCCCGATCCAGCTGCTGATGATCCCGACCTACCTGATGTTCGCCCGGATCGGCATCGTGGACACCCTCGCGGCCGCGTTCGTACCGTGGCTGGCCTCTGCCTTTGGCATTTTCATGATGCGCCAGTTCTTCCTGTCGCTGCCCGCCGAGCTGGAGGAGGCGGCCCTGATCGACGGGTGCGGCCGCTGGCGGACGTTCCGCAGCATCGTCCTGCCGCTGGCCCGGCCGGCGATGGCCACGCTGGCCGTGTTCACCCTGCTGTCCAGCTGGAACGACCTGCTCTGGCCGCTGATCGCGATCTCCGACGACAGCCGGTTCACGCTGCAGGTCGGGCTGGCCACGTTCCAGGGCACCCGGCACACCGAGTGGTCCCAGTTGATGGCCGGCAACGTGCTCGCGACGATGCCGCTGATCCTGGCGTTCCTGCTGGCCCAGCGCCGGTTCATCGCGACCATGTCGTTCAGCGGGCTCAAGGGCTGACCGGAATTGTCCGGCCCGGTGGCCGGCGGACGGCTGCTCCGCCAGGTGCGGGCCACCCGGTACCGGGCCTGCCCCGCCTGCGGGCGGGGACGAGGCCCGGTGAGTGGTTCCGGGCAGGCGGGAAGCTCGGGCACCACCTGCGGACGCGACACCGGGGCACCGCCGGCCGTCGCGCGACGGCGGGCTATCGGGCGGACAGGACCTCGTCGGCCAGCCAGCGGGCGACGCCGATCGGGTACGGGTCGGGCACGCTGAGGACGAAGTGCTGGAAGCCGGCCTCCACCGCCTCGGCGATCTTGGCTCGGGTGGCGGCCGGGTCGTCGTAGGAGACGCCCAGGTGGATCGAGCGGGTGATCTCCGCCGGGTCGCGGCCGATCTCGGCGCAGTAGCGGTCCAGCAGGGCGCTGCGGGACGCGACGTCCTCGATCGGGCCGCCGCCCGGGATGTTCCACAGATCGGCGTGCTCGGCGACGATCCGCAGGGTGGCCGAGGCCCGGCCACCGATCATGATCGGCGGGTGCGGCCGCTGCACCGGCTTCGGGTTCCCGAAGGCCCCGGTGACCTGGACATACTTCCCGTCGAAGTCGAACGGCTCCGGCGACGTCCACAGTCGTTTGATCACGGTCAGGCCCTCGTCCAGGCTGCCGACCGCGTGCTCCACGTCGTGGAACGGCAGGCCGTGCGCGCTGTACTCCCGGCGGGCCAGCGGGTGGCTCGGGCGGGAGCCGACCCCGATCCCGAAGTCGAGCCGGCCACCGGAGACCACGTCGACCGTGGTGGCGATCTTGGCGAGCAGCGCGGGCGGCCGGAACCGGTTGCTGGTGACGAGCAGGCCCAGGCGCAGTCGCCGGGTCTGGGCGGCGAGCGCGGAGAGCAGCGTCCAGCCCTCGAGGATCGGGCCGCCGGGGTCGCCGCCGATCGGCATCAGATGGTCGAAGAGCCAGGCGTGCTCGATCTCCGGCACCGCGTCGGCCTCCTGCCAGACACGGAGAATGTCCTGGTAGTCGACCTGCTGCGGGGCTGTCATGATCCCGAATGAGGGCATGGTTGTCTCCTGACGTGACGAACCGGAACGTGGTTCCGCTCAATGATACGGAACCACGTTCCGCTTTGCTTCGCAACCGCGGGAATCGAGTGACCGGCGACACGCGGTCGGACTACTACGATCGTAGTAGATTGGCAGGCATGAGAAACGTGGTGATCGTGACGATCGGGACGCGGGGCGACGTCGTTCCGAGTGCCGCGATCGGCGCCGCGCTCGCCGCGCGAGGCGACCGGGTGACGATCGTGACCCACGCATCGCTGCGCGGCCTGGTCGAGAAGGCCGGTCTCGGCTTCGCGGCCCTGCCCGTCGAGTTCGGCGCCGGCCCGCTGTCGTCGGCGCGCTTCGCCAGGGTGCTGGCCGGGCGCTGGGTGGCGATCGGCCGGGCGATCGCCACCGCGGCCCGCGACGCGGACCTGCTGGTCCTCGCCCCGATGGCGATGCTCGGTCACCACGTCGCCGAGGCCCGGGGGATCCCGAGCATGGGCGCGTTCCTGCAGCCGCTGGAGCCGACCCGGGCGTTCCCGCCGCCGCCGCTGACCACCCGGTCGCTGGGCGGCTGGGGCAACCGGTTCGCGGCGCGGGCCTTCCGCGGTCTCGGGCAGCTCCCGTTCGCGCGGGCCACCGCCGAGTTCCGCCGCGAGCTGGGCCTGCCGCCGCTGGGCACCCGGGCGATGTTCCGCCGGCTGGACGAGGAGCGCTGGCCCGTGATCCACGGCTTCAGCCCCGCCGTCGTCCCGCCACCACCGGACTGGCCCGCGCACCGCCCGATGACCGGCTACTGGCAGCCCCCGCCGACCGGAGCGCTTTCCGCCCGGGTCCGAACCTTCATGAACGACGGCGAGCCGCCGATCTTCCTCGGGTTCGGCAGCATGACCGCGCCCGGCCTCACCGACGCCGTGCGCGCAGCGCTGAGCCACCTCGGCCGGCGGGCCGTCGTTCAACGGGGGGCGGCGGGCCTGTCGGCCGAGGGCCCGAACCTCCTGGTCATCGACGAGGAGCCGCACGACGAGCTGTTCCCCGGGATGGCCGCGGTGGTCCATCATGGCGGCGCCGGCACCACCGCGGCGGCGTTACGGGCCGGCGTGCCGTCGGTGGTCGTGCCGTTCACCGCCGATCAGCCGTTCTGGGGGCACCGGATCGCCGCGCTGCGGGCCGGTCCGCCGCCGGTGCCGGTCCGCGGGCTGACCGCGCGGCGGCTCGTGTCGGCGATCGACGCGGCGCCGGCCTTCCGGCCCGGTGCACAGGCGGTGTCGCGGCAGCTCCGGGCCGAGGACGGGGTCGGCGCCGCGATCACGGAGATCGGGAAAGTATGGTGACCGTGTGCCGCACCCGACCGCCGTCCGGATCGCCGACGCGGCCCTCGAGGTGCTCGGCACCGGGGGCATCCACGCGCTCAGTCACGCCCGCGTCGACGCGACCGCCGGGCTGCCCAGCGGCTCCACCTCGAACTACTTCCGGACCAGGGCGCGGCTCGTCGACGGCGCGGTCGAGCGGCTCCGGCAGATCGACACGGAGAGCTTCCAGGCCAGGCTCGCCGCCGGCTTCCCCGGGTCCGTCGACGAGCTCATCGCGGCGTATGTGGCGTTCACCGACGACGCCCTGGGCCCGTCCCGGGTCCGGACCGCGGCGCGGTTCGTCATCTTCGCTCAGGGCGTGGTCGAGCCCACCCTGCTGGAGCAGCTCAACGCCGACCGCAGACTCCTGTCCGAATGGACCGCCGCGGCCCTGGTCTCGCTGGGCGTCCGGCAGGCGACGGAGGTCGCGCCGCTGCTGCTGGCCGGCATCGAGGGCCTGCTGCAGCACCACCTCTCCGGCTTCACCCCGGGCCCAGCCGAGCCCGACGTCCGCCGCCTGATCACCGCCCTGACCAACAGCCGCGCCTGACAAATCGGCGCCCACCGCCGGCCTGACCACCACCCCGACCAACAGCCGCGGCGGAAAGGGCCGGCACCCACCGCCTGGCCACCGCCCCGACCAACAGCCGCGGCTGAGAGGTCGACGCCCACCGCCCGGCCACCGCTCGGCCGGCGGACGCGACCGACAGGTCGATGCCCGGGACGATGTCCGCCGCCCGGTCATGGCCCTGGCCGACGTTCAGGTCGGACAGGCCGGCGTCCCGGCTGCTGTACGCAGCGCGTGCCCAGAGGCAGCTCCCCCGAGACACGACCGCCGTCCTCGCACAGCTGAGCCCGCCGGCCGGCGGCCGCCGAGACCCGGCCGCCGTCCTCGCGCAGCTGAGCCCGCGGGCCGACGGCAGCCGAGACACGGCCGTCGTCCTCGCGAGGCGAAACCTGCGGGGCGGCGGGCGGCAGCGGCCGGCGTTGCTGGAGGTTGGGGGTGCCGGAGCCGTGTCACCAGCTGTGCAGGGTGCCGTCGGTGAGGCGGTTGATCGGGAGGGCGGCCGGGCGGTAGGGGTATTGCGCCGCCAGCTCCTCGTCGATGTCGACGCCGAGGCCGGGGGTCTCCGGTGGGTGGAGGTAGCCGGCCTCGAAGTGGTAGCCGTGCGGGAAGACCGCGTCGGTCTCCGGGGAGTGCGGCATGTACTCCTGGAGGCCGAAGTTCGGGATGGCCAGGTCCACGTGCAGGGCCGCGGCCAGGCAGATCGGCGACAGGTCGGTGGCCCCGTGCGAGCCGCTGCGAACGTGGTAGAGGGCGGCCAGGTCGAAGATCCGGCGCAGGTGGGTGATGCCGCCGGCGTGCACGACCGTGGTGCGGATGTAGTCGATCAGCTGGCCGGTGATCAGCTGCTGGCAGTCCCAGACGCTGTTGAACACCTCGCCGACCGCGAGCGGCGTGGTCGTGTGCTGCCGGATCAGCCGGAAGCCCTCCTGCAGCTCGGCCGGGACCGGGTC encodes:
- a CDS encoding alpha-glucosidase/alpha-galactosidase; this translates as MTVIAFLGAGSVVFTRELLADILSFDELRGVTLALHDIDPERLETAELIARRTASQLNATPKITAHLDRRQALDGADFVINAIQVGMYAATVRDFEIPAKYGLRQTIADTLGVGGIFRALRTFPVLDGIAADIRAICPDAWLLNYTNPMAMNVAYLGAIAPDLNVAGLCHSVFWTVHDLGALLGVPHEEIDYTGAGVNHQAWLLRFEHRGESLYPRLDELLDRDPELRRRVRMDMYRRLGWFPTETSEHSSEYVPWYLRHDSEIDRLRIPVGDYLGISADNVAQYHQTRRGLLAGEPLDLTREATEYAPQVIHSMVTGTPRRIHANLINKGLISNLPEGYAVEVPCHVGADGLHPEPVGDLPLQCAALNRTFVSVGELTVRAAVDGDPRMVRQAAMTDPNTAASLTVDAIWELCDELTAAHGDLIPPALRG
- a CDS encoding SIS domain-containing protein; its protein translation is MNNTLAEVASQPEVWRRTAPLASLARQELAAPGERMLLLGCGTSWFVAQSIAELRESAGLGETDAVCASEYVPRRRYDRVVAVTRSGTSTEVLAALRQVPAGTRRIAITAVRGEPVDDLTDAQLRLDFADERSVVQTRFPTSVLALALTTYRSKALDLIVADGDAALAAPLPADPADIDHLVFLGTGWTIGIAHEAALKVRESAQAYSESYPAMDFRHGPVAVAGPRSLIWSFGDVPVGLDDVARQAGATVHRDDLDPIAQLVLAQRFALALAAHRGLDPDRPRLLTRSVVLA
- a CDS encoding ABC transporter substrate-binding protein gives rise to the protein MRPGLLTGGAAALLLLTACMGGTAESGKDAAAGYDPAATVELTWWTGQTEEAEKVAESLAAEYHTAHPNVTIKTSPGAPTTDDLLTKLSAGFTGGNYPDISYAFGSWAGELGGSGKTQDLTAFVQDPAFQWTEIPEAARLTATAGGKVIGVPALVDNLALIYNKPLFDKAGLAYPTDQWSWEDFRAAAKKLTDPKTNTYGTAYSVSGSEDTTWHLWPLLWQNGGKILDGTKPAFNSDAGVKALETLRQMAVDDKSMYLDQTDERYWRLFNSGRIGMMMSGPWSLLDLKESKLSYGVADLPGVNGDHQTVSGPDLWVLFDHTDVNRAGASRAFISWLTSSAIDAKWNLAVGNLPLRTTESTTPEFANYVKEYPGGDKFFANLSNAKQARPTVPGYEEMSRNVGDAIASVLQGKSQPREALDAAAKKSENALVN
- a CDS encoding carbohydrate ABC transporter permease, with translation MAALTFAVPRTVRVPRPNARRHLTGWAFVGPATLIVVGLSLFPAVWAFFISRAKWNGITAGVPVGWRNYQQLAQDPDMLAAARHTLLLTALFVPASIVLGIIVAIALNQRIRLIGFYRTCIFVPYVASAAATGILASFVFNPQFGAANDVLRHLGIPQQQFLESPSQALYVIVLIALWGEVGFTTVIYLAALQDIPKELVEAATMDGAGRWRVFRHVTLPELRPVTVFAAVWQTITAVQLFDLIYTTTRGGPLNSTQTVVYYIYELAFQTQRLGYGAAAAYLLFVVTLLLTLGIIWYSRRRGSEVF
- a CDS encoding carbohydrate ABC transporter permease is translated as MLRKLPFSPWHLLLMPLALLFVLPLVQMVLTSFMSNAEINQFPPKLIPTTLHLEGWRALLAETNAVRWLLNSILVSAVSVVAHLVLCSTAGYGFARLKFAGRGIAFVVVVATVMIPIQLLMIPTYLMFARIGIVDTLAAAFVPWLASAFGIFMMRQFFLSLPAELEEAALIDGCGRWRTFRSIVLPLARPAMATLAVFTLLSSWNDLLWPLIAISDDSRFTLQVGLATFQGTRHTEWSQLMAGNVLATMPLILAFLLAQRRFIATMSFSGLKG
- a CDS encoding LLM class flavin-dependent oxidoreductase, which encodes MPSFGIMTAPQQVDYQDILRVWQEADAVPEIEHAWLFDHLMPIGGDPGGPILEGWTLLSALAAQTRRLRLGLLVTSNRFRPPALLAKIATTVDVVSGGRLDFGIGVGSRPSHPLARREYSAHGLPFHDVEHAVGSLDEGLTVIKRLWTSPEPFDFDGKYVQVTGAFGNPKPVQRPHPPIMIGGRASATLRIVAEHADLWNIPGGGPIEDVASRSALLDRYCAEIGRDPAEITRSIHLGVSYDDPAATRAKIAEAVEAGFQHFVLSVPDPYPIGVARWLADEVLSAR
- a CDS encoding glycosyltransferase — encoded protein: MRNVVIVTIGTRGDVVPSAAIGAALAARGDRVTIVTHASLRGLVEKAGLGFAALPVEFGAGPLSSARFARVLAGRWVAIGRAIATAARDADLLVLAPMAMLGHHVAEARGIPSMGAFLQPLEPTRAFPPPPLTTRSLGGWGNRFAARAFRGLGQLPFARATAEFRRELGLPPLGTRAMFRRLDEERWPVIHGFSPAVVPPPPDWPAHRPMTGYWQPPPTGALSARVRTFMNDGEPPIFLGFGSMTAPGLTDAVRAALSHLGRRAVVQRGAAGLSAEGPNLLVIDEEPHDELFPGMAAVVHHGGAGTTAAALRAGVPSVVVPFTADQPFWGHRIAALRAGPPPVPVRGLTARRLVSAIDAAPAFRPGAQAVSRQLRAEDGVGAAITEIGKVW
- a CDS encoding TetR/AcrR family transcriptional regulator, whose translation is MPHPTAVRIADAALEVLGTGGIHALSHARVDATAGLPSGSTSNYFRTRARLVDGAVERLRQIDTESFQARLAAGFPGSVDELIAAYVAFTDDALGPSRVRTAARFVIFAQGVVEPTLLEQLNADRRLLSEWTAAALVSLGVRQATEVAPLLLAGIEGLLQHHLSGFTPGPAEPDVRRLITALTNSRA